A stretch of Oryza brachyantha chromosome 4, ObraRS2, whole genome shotgun sequence DNA encodes these proteins:
- the LOC102705906 gene encoding uncharacterized protein LOC102705906, whose protein sequence is MGLLEGLFGRPVDGGGGGGDDDDRSKGAAMAAAEYHIPPLSPTAASVVHRCARIAGVPVEQLLLRFEPEQGGQPLVYARSLVEYCSYIALRVETRRHDHLADSEFHSLTYDMMLAWEAPDDETDAALQKMSSGFLHDGNDDDDDGGSMFCLSPTQMAIQVDGRRTVGPEAFAKITPACPAMAHAITVRNLFDALTNTTGGRLHFLIFHKYLKNLDKVLRFAQRISGGHKAPALQLSDGEVILDIYGAATTKPILQHIGTSIWPGRLTLTTHALYFEPVSVDFSYNEAVVYDLSRDLKQSIKRESTGPWGAQLFDKAVMYKASSTREPVFFEFPQFKGHTRRDYWFAIIKEVLHAHKFIRKYRLINLHKAEALSVATLGILRYRTVKEGFHILPAHFKTTLAFNLAEKLPKGDKILEALYGQLQRHSSRFRGDEDFAQSSFDELTLADPFPLSAYTLVAMGLLTLKEDDNLEERDLTFRDVQTGGTSSVQMALERSVGYSGRVEAARATLDQVKVEDIDTNVAVLKELLFPLIEIGKRILFLAEWEDPLKSYVFLFCLLFTVYRGWIWYLFPGFLLSSAFFMLWQRHIGNGQMIGAFEVTTPPRRRTVEQLLALQQAISQLEAHVQAGNIFLLKLRCLMLAAFPQSTNKVAAAMLVASAIFAYLPLRSILLLILLEAYTRHMPVRKKSSEKLVRRLREWWLRIPAAPVQLLRPPDTRRWRSRLRSR, encoded by the exons ATGGGTCTCCTTGAGGGCCTCTTCGGCCGccccgtcgacggcggcggaggcggcggcgacgacgacgacaggaGTAAgggcgcggccatggcggcggccgagtACCAcatccctcccctctcgcccaccgccgcctccgtcgtcCACCGATGCGCCCG GATCGCCGGCGTGCCGGtggagcagctgctgctgcgatTCGAGCCGGAGCAAGGGGGCCAGCCGCTGGTGTACGCCAGGAGCCTCGTGGAGTACTGCTCCTACATTGCCCTGCGCGTCGAGACCAGGCGCCATGACCACCTCGCCGACAGCGAGTTCCACTCGCTCACCTATGATATGATGCTCGCCTGGGAAGCGCCCGATGACGAGACGGACGCCGCGTTGCAG AAAATGTCATCTGGCTTCCTCCATGACGgcaatgatgatgatgatgatggtggatCCATGTTCTGTTTGAGCCCCACGCAAATGGCCATTCAG gtCGATGGAAGGAGGACGGTCGGGCCAGAGGCATTTGCCAAGATCACTCCAGCTTGTCCTGCAATGGCGCACGCGATCACTGTTCGCAACCTATTTGACGCGCTCACTAACACCACCGGAGGCCGCTTGCATTTTCTCATCTTCCATAAGTACCTCAAAAATTTAGACAA GGTGCTCAGATTTGCACAACGTATATCAGGTGGACACAAAGCTCCAGCACTTCAACTTTCTGATGGAGAAGTAATCCTCGATATCTACGGCGCCGCGACAACCAAGCCGATTCTTCAGCACATTGGGACGTCCATTTGGCCTG GGAGGCTCACACTGACGACCCATGCGCTGTACTTTGAGCCAGTCAGTGTTGATTTCTCATACAACGAGGCTGTGGTGTATGATCTATCAAGGGACCTGAAGCAGTCTATAAAACGTGAGTCAACTGGCCCATGGGGTGCTCAGCTTTTTGACAAAGCTGTCATGTACAAAGCTAGCTCTAC AAGAGAGCCGGTGTTTTTCGAATTTCCGCAGTTCAAAGGCCACACTCGTAGAGACTACTGGTTTGCAATTATCAAAGAGGTGTTGCATGCTCACAAGTTCATTAGGAAGTATAGGCTGATCAATCTACATAAGGCCGAGGCGCTTTCTGTTGCGACACTAGGAATTCTCCGATACCGCACGGTGAAGGAGGGATTCCACATTTTGCCTGCACATTTCAAGACGACTCTTGCCTTCAACTTGGCAGAGAAACTGCCCAAGGGGGACAAGATACTGGAGGCATTGTATGGCCAGCTGCAGCGTCATTCCTCAAGGTTCAGAGGAGATGAAGATTTTGCTCAAAGCAGCTTTGATGAATTGACGCTTGCTGATCCTTTCCCACTTTCTGCATATACTTTGGTGGCCATGGGTTTGCTGACCCTCAAAGAAGACGACAATCTAGAGGAAAGGGATCTTACTTTCAGAGATGTGCAGACAGGAGGAACAAGCTCAGTGCAAATGGCTCTAGAGCGATCTGTAGGTTACTCTGGCAGAGTGGAGGCTGCGCGTGCGACGCTTGATCAGGTTAAAGTGGAAGACATTGACACTAATGTAGCTGTGTTGAAG GAACTGCTGTTTCCATTGATTGAAATAGGCAAAAGGATTCTATTTTTGGCCGAGTGGGAAGATCCACTTAAATCATACGTCTTCTTATTCTGTTTACTCTTCACAGTGTACAG AGGCTGGATCTGGTACTTGTTTCCTGGCTTTCTGCTCAGCTCTGCCTTCTTTATGCTATGGCAAAGGCATATCGGGAACGGGCAGATGATAGGAGCATTTGAAGTCACAACTCCTCCTCGGAGACGAACTGTCGAACAGCTCCTGGCGCTGCAACAAGCCATCTCGCAATTAGAGGCTCACGTGCAAGCTGGaaacatttttcttctcaagCTCCGGTGCCTCATGCTTGCAGCATTCCCTCAG AGCACGAATAAAGTCGCAGCTGCAATGCTCGTCGCGTCTGCGATATTCGCGTACCTGCCCCTGAGAAGCATACTTCTGCTGATCCTGCTGGAAGCATACACGAGGCATATGCCGGTAAGGAAGAAGAGCAGCGAGAAGCTGGTGAGGAGATTGAGGGAGTGGTGGCTACGGATCCCAGCTGCTCCTGTACAGCTCCTGAGGCCTCCTGATACCAGGAGATGGAGATCGAGGTTGAGATCGAGATGA